The following proteins come from a genomic window of Chanos chanos chromosome 15, fChaCha1.1, whole genome shotgun sequence:
- the LOC115828891 gene encoding P2Y purinoceptor 3: protein MKTTVASGAIMSEMLTRVNKTISLNSTISPLPPNCSKDESYKYIILPLCYSLTFILSLALNSTVLLRSHRQRNNHRWNASVIYMVNLASTDLMYSFSLPFLVISYLMRDHWVFGDFMCRLVRFLFYFNLYCSIFFLTCISVHRYMGICHPIRSITLESKRTVKGICAVVWSVVFALTCPIFRFAQTGQVIRRTEEEGQEFGDAEQGSGDKEIEAERFWNCWDDAIDREFSEYVPYGIVLHLLGFFVPFVIIAWCYSRVVRTIFQTLHSQPQLQECVVVSGGAEGGRERTSVSFSGSQHSPYVSRRRRSIKTIVTITLLFALCFLPFHVTRTLFLVLKEIKEVECHTMRTVSICYKVTRPLASCNSWLNALLYFLTGDKNMPCCVKTDKAPDRLLWPLKTLHKAKEREVPEPEEPEKTQHEETDSKSSGIS from the coding sequence ATGAAGACAACTGTTGCATCAGGAGCCATTATGAGTGAAATGCTGACCAGGGTCAACAAAACAATCTCTCTGAATAGCACCATCTCCCCGTTACCACCAAACTGCAGTAAAGATGAGTCATACAAATACATCATCTTGCCACTCTGCTACTCTCTGACTTTCATCCTAAGTTTAGCGCTGAACTCCACGGTTCTGCTCCGTTCCCACCGTCAACGCAACAACCACAGGTGGAACGCGTCGGTAATTTACATGGTGAACCTTGCGTCCACCGACCTAATGTATAGTTTCTCTTTACCGTTCCTGGTGATAAGTTACCTTATGCGCGACCACTGGGTCTTTGGGGACTTCATGTGCCGCCTGGTGCGTTTTCTTTTCTACTTTAACCTGTACTGCAGTATCTTTTTCCTCACCTGCATATCAGTGCACCGGTACATGGGCATCTGTCACCCAATCAGGAGCATCACTCTCGAGAGCAAGCGAACGGTTAAAGGGATCTGTGCTGTGGTCTGGAGTGTGGTATTCGCGCTCACCTGCCCCATCTTTCGTTTCGCCCAAACTGGGCAAGTTATAAGGAGAACGGAGGAAGAGGGACAAGAATTCGGGGACGCGGAACAAGGATCAGGAGACAAGGAAATCGAGGCGGAAAGATTCTGGAATTGTTGGGACGACGCAATCGACAGAGAATTCTCAGAGTACGTGCCCTACGGGATCGTCCTTCATCTGCTGGGCTTTTTCGTCCCTTTCGTCATCATCGCTTGGTGTTACTCGCGAGTGGTCCGAACCATCTTCCAGACGCTTCACTCTCAGCCTCAGCTGCAGGAGTGTGTCGTCGTTAGCGGGGGGGCAGAAGGTGGCAGGGAAAGGACTTCTGTCTCGTTTTCTGGCTCTCAGCACTCTCCCTATGTCAGCAGGCGCCGCAGATCAATCAAAACCATTGTCACGATTACCCTCCTATTTGCGCTGTGCTTTCTCCCGTTCCATGTCACACGCACCCTGTTCCTCGTCCtcaaagaaatcaaagaggtGGAGTGTCACACCATGCGCACTGTCTCCATTTGCTACAAGGTCACGCGTCCGCTCGCCTCTTGCAATTCCTGGCTCAACGCTCTTCTTTACTTCCTGACGGGCGACAAAAACATGCCATGCTGTGTGAAGACTGACAAAGCTCCTGACAGACTGCTCTGGCCCCTGAAAACCCTTCAtaaagccaaagagagagaggttccaGAACCAGAGGAAccagaaaaaacacagcacgAAGAGACAGATTCAAAATCTTCAGGGATATCCTAG
- the LOC115828951 gene encoding protein FAM122A, translated as MERMEVDQCAGASAVSGGGALRRSNSAPMITSVSDGMTVFSQSTSARYRRSSVSVNPSCPSRVLPLSPFSFPNERPEHKRQVENMELTLRDSLQRLSASPVVPLPPVSHWHDHMSTGFHSQDTGVTPNSSPSPTRRFRPGTVNSSVRWPALTPLKRKGGIESDGPPKKLFVAGVTDPTHIPSYAVSVSQSSDCPSGTVPVCTSPQSSPLSISSPPAFTSHHQSL; from the exons ATGGAAAGAATGGAGGTTGACCAGTGCGCAGGCGCATCTGCCGTAAGCGGAGGCGGAGCTCTTCGGAGGTCGAACAGCGCCCCGATGATCACAAGTGTCAG CGATGGGATGACAGTATTTAGTCAAAGCACTTCAGCTCGCTATCGACGGAGCAGTGTCTCTGTAAACCCAAGCTGTCCCTCTAGA gtGCTCCCCCTTTCACCTTTCTCATTTCCAAACGAAAGACCAGAGCACAAAAGACAG GTAGAGAACATGGAGCTAACACTCAGAGATAGTCTGCAGAGGCTAAG TGCCTCTCCTGTGGTACCTCTGCCTCCTGTCAGTCATTGGCACGACCATATGTCAACA GGATTCCATTCCCAGGACACGGGTGTCACTCCCAACTCGTCACCAAGTCCAACACGCCGATTCAGGCC GGGGACAGTAAATTCTAGTGTGAGATGGCCTGCTCTAACACCTCTCAAAAGGAAAG GTGGAATAGAATCTGATGGCCCACCCAAAAAGCTGTTTGTCGCCGGCGTTACAGACCCCACCCACATACCTAGTTACGCAGTCAG TGTTTCTCAGTCTTCAGACTGTCCCTCTGGAACTGTCCCTGTATGTACAAGTCCTCAGAGTAGCCCCCTTTCCATTTCCTCACCCCCAGCATTCACCTCTCATCATCAGAGCCTCTAG
- the bacc1 gene encoding BPTF-associated chromatin complex component 1 yields MTSASTKVGEIFSAAGAAFTKLGELTMQLHPVADSSPAGAKWTDTEIEMLRSAVRRFGDDLNNISSVIKERTVAQIKTTVKRKLYEDSRVPLSSDSPKKIMKKATVAMAAAPAPAPVVAVPSSQVVVTTGLHTSTMASAIKKPKTADVTLSALNDSDVNSDLVDIEELGEGSTKKPNFDQESLNLDSSLIMNSSDLPLLSR; encoded by the exons atgacttcagCATCCACCAAG GTGGGAGAAATCTTCTCGGCGGCAGGTGCAGCTTTTACGAAACTTGGTGAACTTACCATGCAACTGCACCCTGTAGCCGATTCGTCTCCTGCGGG AGCCAAGTGGACAGACACCGAGATTGAGATGCTGCGTTCAGCAGTGCGGCGCTTTGGTGACGACCTGAACAATATCAGCTCTGTTATTAAGGAGCGCACAGT CGCGCAGATAAAGACCACAGTGAAGAGAAAGCTCTATGAGGACAGCAGGGTGCCGCTCTCATCTGACTCTCccaaaaaaataatgaagaaagccaccgttgccatggcagcagcCCCTGCACCTGCCCCTGTTGTCGCTGTGCCAAGCTCGCAAGTTGTCGTGACAACGGGATTGCACACCTCCACTATGGCATCAGCCATAAAGAAACCGAAAACAGCAG ACGTGACGCTGAGTGCACTGAATGACTCTGATGTAAACAGTGACTTGGTGGATATTGAAGAACTCGGTGAGGGCTCTACTAAAAAACCCAACTTTGATCAAG AGAGCCTTAATCTGGATTCCAGTCTCATTATGAACTCCAGTGATCTTCCACTCCTCTCACGCTGA
- the rnasekb gene encoding ribonuclease kappa-B, producing MPSLLFCGPKLAACGIVLSIWGVIMLAMLGIFFSAKSAVLIEDVPFTEEDIRNDKNPPQTVYGLYNQVAINCFIAAAIYVAVGAVSLCQVRLNKRQEYLVQ from the exons ATGCCgtctcttttattttgtggCCCAAAATTGGCCGCCTGTGGAATAGTACTAAGCATATGGGGAGTTATCATGCTG gctatgCTTGGGATCTTCTTCAGTGCAAAATCCGCTGTTCTGATTGAAGATGTCCCCTTCACTGAGGAGGATATTCGTAACGA TAAGAACCCACCTCAGACGGTCTATGGATTGTACAACCAAGTTGCTATAAACTGCTTCATTGCGGCTGCCATCTACGTAGCAGTTGGTGCTGTGTCCCTCTGCCAGGTTCGACTTAACAAGCGCCAAGAGTACTTGGTCCAGTGA